The Pyrococcus horikoshii OT3 genome includes a window with the following:
- a CDS encoding MBL fold metallo-hydrolase: MKVIPLASESLGVRSLALFLKIGKVGILIDPGVALGPKRYALPPAQAEMKALSLAREKIQEYAKKAQIVTISHYHYDHHTPFFEGIYESSSVEKAREIYAGKLLLIKHPTENINNSQKKRAHEFLKNAKEIAKDIKFADSQSFDFGSFTIEFSPPVPHGREGSKLGYVLMVLVDDGKKSVLHASDTQLINDKAVEWIIEKNPDILIAGGPPTYLAHRVGNVKEIGMKNINRIISETNAKIVLDHHIIRDKGYERFFSELDERPLTFAEFLGKESAPLEAYRRELHKLEKGEEVEVPGGIKKFLKGLK; encoded by the coding sequence ATGAAGGTAATTCCATTGGCATCCGAAAGCCTTGGAGTAAGAAGCTTGGCCCTCTTCTTGAAGATTGGAAAAGTTGGAATACTAATAGATCCAGGCGTAGCCTTGGGCCCGAAAAGGTATGCACTCCCCCCAGCACAAGCTGAAATGAAAGCCCTCTCCCTGGCAAGGGAAAAGATTCAGGAATACGCTAAAAAGGCCCAAATAGTTACTATATCCCACTACCACTATGACCATCATACCCCCTTCTTTGAGGGGATATATGAAAGCTCTTCCGTTGAGAAAGCCAGGGAGATATACGCTGGCAAACTCCTACTAATAAAGCATCCTACTGAAAATATAAACAACAGTCAGAAAAAGAGAGCTCACGAGTTTCTTAAGAATGCCAAAGAGATCGCTAAGGATATAAAGTTTGCCGATTCTCAAAGCTTTGACTTTGGAAGCTTTACAATCGAGTTTTCCCCTCCAGTTCCTCATGGAAGGGAAGGATCCAAGCTTGGCTACGTTCTTATGGTTCTCGTTGATGATGGGAAGAAAAGTGTTCTCCATGCCAGTGACACTCAGCTGATAAATGACAAGGCCGTGGAGTGGATAATAGAGAAGAACCCCGATATCTTGATCGCAGGCGGACCTCCTACTTATCTAGCCCATAGGGTTGGAAACGTCAAGGAAATTGGGATGAAGAATATAAATAGGATAATATCCGAGACGAATGCAAAGATAGTTCTAGACCATCACATAATTAGGGACAAGGGATATGAGAGGTTCTTTAGCGAGCTAGATGAGAGGCCTTTAACTTTCGCCGAGTTTCTTGGAAAGGAAAGTGCGCCTTTAGAGGCCTACAGAAGGGAACTTCATAAGCTTGAGAAGGGGGAGGAAGTGGAGGTTCCTGGTGGAATTAAAAAATTCTTAAAGGGCTTGAAATGA
- a CDS encoding RNA-binding domain-containing protein, which produces MMTMFEEVEVEAYVYPTEDIRKVKKAMLNLIPGLQFEAFDKGEYVILVGRTKDKRALQRLYELFRGQQILDTARMMLEEGYFGEEIIIKVHKQVAYVGKVNFNEDSPLGPITITIRTKEPQKLMKWLAPRTKDGVPIE; this is translated from the coding sequence ATGATGACCATGTTTGAGGAAGTGGAAGTTGAGGCCTACGTATACCCCACTGAAGACATCAGAAAGGTAAAGAAAGCGATGCTGAATTTAATTCCTGGTCTACAATTTGAAGCGTTTGATAAAGGGGAATACGTGATTCTAGTAGGTAGAACCAAGGATAAGAGGGCCCTTCAGCGTTTGTATGAGCTCTTCAGAGGACAGCAAATTCTCGACACTGCAAGAATGATGCTTGAGGAGGGATACTTTGGGGAAGAAATTATAATAAAAGTTCACAAGCAAGTCGCTTACGTTGGGAAGGTGAACTTCAACGAAGATTCTCCCCTGGGGCCAATAACGATTACAATTAGAACAAAGGAACCTCAAAAACTCATGAAATGGTTGGCCCCAAGGACTAAAGATGGGGTTCCAATAGAATAA
- a CDS encoding dephospho-CoA kinase — protein sequence MIILLVGMPGSGKGEVAKAFRRRGIPVISMGDAIREEAEKRGIPKTPEGLKYVSLKVREELGPGAVAILTIPKVRGIIKRKGIVVIEGVRSPAEVQEFRREFKNERVIILAIHSPPKVRFERLRRRGRSDDPKTWNEFLDRDKKELGFGIGEVMSLADYVILNNCTFNEFQRKIEKVVSKILSNWP from the coding sequence ATGATAATTCTTTTAGTTGGAATGCCAGGCTCTGGAAAAGGAGAAGTAGCAAAAGCATTTAGGAGAAGAGGAATCCCAGTAATTTCTATGGGTGATGCAATTAGGGAAGAAGCAGAAAAAAGGGGAATTCCAAAAACTCCGGAAGGATTAAAATACGTAAGCTTAAAGGTTAGAGAAGAGCTTGGCCCTGGAGCCGTTGCTATATTAACGATTCCAAAGGTTAGAGGGATCATAAAAAGGAAGGGGATAGTGGTCATAGAGGGTGTCAGGAGTCCTGCTGAAGTCCAAGAATTTAGAAGGGAGTTCAAAAATGAGAGGGTAATAATTCTGGCAATTCACTCTCCACCTAAGGTAAGGTTTGAGAGGCTAAGGAGAAGGGGAAGGAGTGACGATCCAAAGACCTGGAATGAGTTTTTAGATAGGGATAAAAAGGAGCTTGGATTTGGGATAGGAGAGGTTATGTCTTTAGCGGATTATGTGATATTGAACAATTGTACATTCAATGAATTCCAAAGGAAGATCGAAAAAGTTGTCTCTAAGATACTGAGCAATTGGCCCTGA
- a CDS encoding DEAD/DEAH box helicase, with product MIEELFKGLETEIVNADEIPPRSGKYGDFKFKNREVNELVKRLGFRLYSHQVKALNLLYSGKNVVVSTPTASGKSEIFRLFIFDSFLENPSSTFLLVYPTRALINNQMEKFDNENKVFAEITGMKVKASILTGDVDWSERKKIVRNKPNVIFTTPDMLHHTILPRWLEYKWLLKNLKLLVVDELHTYRGVFGSNVAYVFRRVFFRLRRLNSSPLILALSATLRNPKEFAESFFGFEFEEVTEAGNPSPRRYIIMFEPKRFSGEQLIKQVIDKLIRNNVKTLVFFDSRKGTERIMRMFLFSEFFDKITTYKGTLTKLERWKIERDFREGNLKVLLATNALELGIDVGDLDAVINYGIPSDGLFSLIQRFGRAGRDPNRVAINGIILRKNGLDYYYKEHFDELVEGIEKGLVDKIPVNLGNEKIAKKHLHYLLSELGVVGKDEIPEYWVKVLEDLKHEGIVDEYKNPITGKFEVRVRKPAVYSSIRTASDESFFLVIDEGWIRRTLRRKRGIELLRFINYLKARGLIIEEVDEVEFHRSLLPGMVYPSRGRLYMAVDRLKVEKFNFVFAREIPMNEDLETNVSKVESVEILNTYEGKNIGPVKVYFGRIRVKQEYNGYAVKGKDVEKHVDRLEKLKDEGILRGEVEVAVTMFEDWWKFARVSFYDPYVREFETEGIWLIFPKEIEDVPAEEFRYFFSIASDYNYDLAMFLFNKLSRKMLFPSLLGATSHYIRRIIEKYAKDEGLGEDFIFAVKKMIDSKDGIGSGLHAIEHNLIKIAPVVTYVDSRELGGYSYDNFNGFPVIFIYDGNEGGSGIVKSIYENIEKLMVRSREHIAKCPCKDGCPACIYSPKCGTFNEFLDKWMAIKIWEKVLDHKA from the coding sequence ATGATAGAGGAACTATTTAAAGGGCTTGAAACCGAAATAGTCAATGCTGATGAAATTCCACCAAGATCTGGGAAGTATGGAGACTTCAAATTTAAGAATCGCGAAGTTAATGAGCTCGTCAAAAGGTTAGGTTTTAGGTTATATTCTCATCAAGTAAAGGCCCTTAACCTTCTGTATTCTGGTAAGAATGTTGTTGTTTCAACTCCAACCGCAAGTGGAAAGAGTGAGATATTTAGGCTCTTCATCTTTGATAGTTTCCTCGAAAATCCTAGCTCTACTTTTCTCTTAGTTTACCCCACCAGGGCTTTAATAAACAATCAAATGGAGAAGTTTGATAATGAAAACAAGGTCTTCGCTGAGATAACTGGGATGAAGGTTAAGGCATCCATATTAACTGGGGATGTGGATTGGAGTGAGAGGAAAAAGATTGTCAGAAATAAGCCGAATGTTATATTTACAACTCCAGATATGCTGCACCATACGATACTTCCCAGGTGGCTCGAGTACAAGTGGTTGCTAAAGAACCTGAAGCTACTAGTTGTAGATGAGCTCCACACCTATAGGGGGGTCTTTGGGAGTAACGTTGCGTATGTTTTTAGGAGGGTCTTCTTTAGACTTAGAAGGCTTAATTCTAGTCCTCTAATTTTAGCCCTCTCAGCTACTTTAAGAAATCCAAAAGAGTTTGCTGAGAGCTTTTTTGGTTTTGAGTTTGAGGAAGTTACCGAAGCTGGAAATCCAAGCCCCAGGAGATATATAATAATGTTCGAGCCAAAGAGGTTTAGCGGGGAGCAACTGATAAAGCAAGTAATCGATAAGTTAATTAGAAACAACGTTAAGACTCTCGTTTTCTTTGACTCTAGAAAGGGAACCGAGAGGATAATGAGGATGTTCCTTTTCTCTGAATTCTTTGATAAAATAACGACTTATAAGGGGACATTAACAAAACTCGAAAGGTGGAAAATAGAGAGAGATTTTAGGGAGGGAAACCTTAAGGTTCTCTTAGCTACCAACGCCCTGGAACTCGGTATAGACGTGGGAGATTTGGATGCAGTAATAAATTATGGAATCCCATCGGATGGCTTATTTTCCCTAATTCAGAGATTTGGGAGAGCTGGAAGGGATCCCAATAGGGTTGCAATAAATGGGATAATACTTCGCAAAAATGGGCTTGACTACTACTATAAGGAGCACTTTGATGAGTTGGTTGAAGGAATAGAGAAGGGTCTCGTCGATAAAATACCCGTAAACTTGGGTAATGAGAAGATAGCAAAGAAGCATCTTCACTACCTTTTGTCTGAATTGGGTGTAGTGGGGAAGGATGAAATACCTGAGTATTGGGTAAAGGTTCTGGAAGATTTAAAGCATGAAGGGATCGTTGACGAATACAAAAACCCAATAACCGGTAAATTTGAGGTTAGGGTTAGAAAACCCGCGGTGTATTCCTCAATAAGAACGGCGAGTGATGAAAGCTTTTTCCTAGTAATCGATGAAGGATGGATAAGGAGAACGCTTAGAAGGAAGAGGGGAATCGAACTTTTAAGGTTTATAAACTACCTCAAAGCGAGAGGGTTGATCATAGAGGAAGTAGATGAGGTTGAGTTTCACAGGAGTCTTCTCCCAGGGATGGTGTACCCCTCCAGGGGAAGGCTTTACATGGCCGTAGATAGGTTAAAGGTTGAAAAGTTTAACTTCGTTTTTGCTAGGGAGATTCCCATGAACGAAGACTTGGAAACAAACGTTAGTAAAGTTGAGAGCGTTGAGATCTTAAACACTTACGAGGGAAAGAATATTGGCCCAGTTAAAGTTTATTTCGGGAGAATAAGGGTTAAACAGGAATACAATGGATACGCCGTGAAAGGTAAAGACGTTGAAAAGCACGTCGATAGGTTGGAGAAACTTAAAGATGAGGGTATCCTTAGGGGTGAGGTTGAGGTTGCAGTAACGATGTTTGAGGACTGGTGGAAGTTTGCGAGGGTGTCTTTTTATGACCCCTACGTTAGGGAGTTTGAAACCGAAGGAATTTGGCTGATATTCCCAAAGGAGATAGAGGATGTTCCAGCTGAAGAGTTTAGGTACTTCTTCTCAATAGCCTCGGATTATAATTATGACTTGGCGATGTTCCTGTTTAATAAGCTAAGCAGGAAGATGCTCTTTCCGAGTCTTCTAGGGGCTACATCTCACTATATAAGGAGGATCATCGAAAAATACGCTAAGGATGAAGGTCTTGGAGAAGATTTCATTTTTGCCGTTAAAAAGATGATAGATAGTAAAGATGGGATAGGTTCAGGCCTTCATGCGATAGAGCACAACCTCATCAAGATAGCCCCTGTCGTAACCTACGTAGACTCAAGGGAACTTGGAGGTTACAGTTACGATAACTTCAATGGATTTCCTGTTATCTTCATATACGATGGAAACGAGGGTGGTTCCGGAATCGTTAAATCGATATATGAGAACATTGAGAAGTTAATGGTAAGGAGTAGGGAGCACATAGCTAAGTGTCCATGTAAGGATGGTTGTCCCGCGTGTATATACTCTCCGAAGTGTGGAACGTTTAATGAGTTTCTTGACAAGTGGATGGCGATAAAGATCTGGGAGAAGGTTCTCGATCATAAAGCTTAA
- the proS gene encoding proline--tRNA ligase, whose amino-acid sequence MVERKRWSEEFSEWFNEVIEEAGILDKRYPVKGMNVWLPYGLKIMRNIEKFIHEEMERTGHQEVLFPALIPETEFKKEAEHIAGFEGEVFWVTHAGHEPLDVRLVLRPTSETAMYSMFALWIRSHADLPFKVYQIVNVYRYETKHTRPLIRVREISRFFEAHTAHADFEDAERQIKEDLEIFDNLMRKLALAYIISKRPEWDKFPGAFYSLGAEVVMPDGRTLQIGTMHNYKQNFSKAYNILYEKEDGTHDYVHQTTFGMSERLLAAVIAIHGDDRGMVLPPTIAPIQVVIVPIPKKGSEEEVYSYAKGIEEELRDAGIRVYLDLRDKRPGWKFYDWELKGVPVRVEVGPIDVQNSTVVLARRDKLEKITVKREELVDKVRELFEDIMEFLYERANEWLESHIKRVDTLEEAKAVFEDRRGIVEIPWCGEESCGLKMEEELEAKMLGIPYPEEKAKAPEGSKCPVCGREAKFIARFARTY is encoded by the coding sequence ATGGTGGAGAGGAAGAGGTGGAGTGAGGAATTTAGTGAGTGGTTCAATGAGGTAATAGAGGAAGCCGGAATTTTAGATAAGAGGTATCCCGTCAAGGGAATGAATGTGTGGCTTCCATATGGGCTTAAAATAATGAGGAATATTGAGAAGTTCATCCACGAGGAGATGGAGAGGACTGGTCACCAGGAAGTTTTATTCCCAGCTCTAATCCCTGAAACCGAGTTTAAGAAAGAGGCCGAGCATATAGCTGGTTTTGAGGGAGAGGTATTTTGGGTTACCCACGCGGGCCATGAACCTTTAGATGTAAGGTTAGTATTAAGGCCGACAAGCGAGACGGCCATGTATTCAATGTTTGCCCTATGGATTAGATCTCACGCTGACTTACCGTTTAAGGTTTATCAGATAGTGAATGTCTATAGATATGAAACAAAGCACACGAGGCCCTTAATAAGGGTTAGGGAGATAAGCAGATTCTTTGAAGCTCACACGGCCCATGCAGATTTTGAAGATGCCGAGAGGCAGATAAAAGAGGATCTCGAGATATTCGATAATTTAATGAGGAAGCTTGCATTGGCTTACATAATTTCCAAGAGGCCGGAGTGGGATAAGTTCCCTGGGGCTTTCTATTCCCTGGGAGCTGAAGTAGTTATGCCCGATGGAAGGACTTTGCAGATAGGGACGATGCACAACTATAAGCAGAACTTCTCTAAGGCTTACAACATATTATACGAAAAGGAAGATGGAACCCATGACTACGTTCACCAAACGACATTTGGGATGAGCGAAAGATTGCTAGCCGCAGTTATAGCAATTCATGGAGACGATAGAGGAATGGTTTTACCCCCAACGATTGCTCCGATTCAGGTAGTGATAGTTCCAATTCCAAAGAAGGGAAGTGAGGAAGAAGTTTACAGTTACGCTAAGGGAATAGAGGAGGAACTTAGGGATGCTGGAATAAGGGTTTACCTTGATCTAAGGGATAAGAGGCCAGGATGGAAATTCTACGATTGGGAACTCAAGGGAGTTCCAGTTAGGGTTGAAGTAGGACCCATAGACGTTCAAAACTCAACGGTAGTTCTAGCTAGGAGGGATAAGCTTGAAAAGATCACGGTTAAGAGGGAAGAGCTCGTGGATAAGGTGAGGGAGCTCTTTGAGGATATAATGGAATTCTTATACGAGAGGGCTAATGAATGGCTTGAATCCCATATAAAGAGGGTTGATACTTTAGAAGAAGCTAAAGCCGTCTTTGAAGACAGGAGGGGCATAGTCGAAATTCCATGGTGTGGAGAGGAGAGCTGTGGCTTGAAGATGGAGGAAGAGCTTGAAGCTAAGATGCTTGGAATCCCCTATCCTGAAGAAAAAGCGAAAGCCCCTGAAGGATCCAAGTGCCCGGTTTGTGGAAGGGAAGCGAAGTTTATAGCTAGATTCGCTAGAACCTATTAG
- a CDS encoding lipopolysaccharide biosynthesis protein: MNRKRVIVRHSIASVIALALFGGSRFLYNVIISRKFGVEVLGEINSLISQAFFLAGFLAFFSIGVGKYTAEFLGRGEKNRIKSIAGISFLSPLLGLVLMPINFSLALLSILRAIQLTFRSFIYGLHRGEVYAYSIMLGFTLFLLGFLGDPLLPYYLFLATISVFGVVYLSREKLIGKPRINDFILLAKYSVWAFLGSASGIFLIQGPYFLTDILSGSESAGIVSAILSTAFLLSYLPQVVQSAIVPIFAYDYGKGSMETSKRLAEVSVEMLSIATAIIVFAILAFQPIIERIFRLKLGTLLLPALIGVEIYVSYNPLINLLSATKFIRSSSIYAISGSIVSLISWLLLIPKHGALGTLIGLIMGYSTIFALTLAKTVKEFGVKPRITVPLFLAIILQLLSKFISPIILVIAYLIIEWRKIRLFLHDIRSL, translated from the coding sequence ATGAATAGAAAAAGGGTAATAGTTAGGCATTCCATCGCAAGTGTAATTGCTCTGGCCCTCTTTGGGGGTAGCAGATTTCTTTACAATGTTATCATAAGTAGGAAGTTTGGGGTTGAAGTTCTCGGTGAAATCAACTCTTTAATATCGCAGGCCTTTTTCTTGGCCGGATTTCTTGCATTCTTTTCTATAGGAGTGGGGAAGTACACGGCCGAGTTCCTGGGAAGAGGAGAAAAAAATAGGATAAAATCTATTGCAGGCATTTCCTTCCTTTCTCCTTTGCTTGGCTTAGTTCTTATGCCGATAAATTTTAGTCTGGCTTTATTATCGATCTTAAGGGCTATTCAGTTGACTTTCAGGTCATTTATATACGGTCTCCATAGGGGAGAAGTTTATGCGTATTCTATAATGCTTGGCTTCACGCTCTTCCTCCTGGGATTCCTGGGTGATCCGTTGCTTCCTTACTATCTGTTCCTGGCTACGATATCGGTATTTGGCGTAGTATATTTAAGCAGGGAAAAGCTAATCGGAAAACCAAGGATAAATGACTTCATATTGCTTGCTAAGTATTCAGTATGGGCTTTCCTTGGATCCGCCTCTGGAATATTCCTAATCCAAGGGCCCTACTTTTTGACCGATATTCTTTCCGGAAGTGAAAGCGCTGGCATAGTTTCTGCAATCCTCTCAACAGCATTCCTCTTATCTTATCTTCCCCAAGTAGTGCAATCCGCCATAGTCCCGATTTTTGCCTACGATTATGGAAAGGGGAGCATGGAAACCTCCAAGAGATTAGCGGAGGTCTCCGTGGAGATGCTATCCATAGCAACAGCGATCATCGTATTTGCGATTTTAGCTTTCCAGCCAATTATCGAAAGGATCTTCAGGCTAAAATTGGGAACGCTCCTTCTACCAGCACTTATAGGTGTTGAAATATATGTATCATACAATCCCCTAATAAATCTGCTAAGCGCAACGAAGTTCATAAGGAGCTCGTCAATCTACGCTATTTCAGGCTCTATAGTTTCCCTCATATCTTGGTTACTTTTAATTCCAAAGCACGGAGCTCTCGGCACATTGATCGGTTTAATAATGGGTTATTCAACGATCTTCGCTTTAACCCTTGCAAAGACTGTAAAAGAATTCGGTGTGAAACCTAGAATAACGGTTCCACTCTTTCTTGCAATCATCCTTCAGTTACTCAGCAAATTTATAAGTCCCATTATTTTAGTCATAGCGTACCTAATAATAGAATGGAGAAAGATCAGGCTTTTCCTCCATGATATAAGATCTTTATAA
- a CDS encoding tyrosine--tRNA ligase, producing MDIEERINLVLKKPTEEVLTVENLRHLFEIGAPLQHYIGFEISGYIHLGTGLMAGAKIADFQKAGIKTRVFLADWHSWINDKLGGDLEVIQEVALKYFKVGMEKSIEVMGGDPKKVEFVLASEILEKGDYWQTVIDISKNVTLSRVMRSITIMGRQMGEAIDFAKLIYPMMQVADIFYQGVTIAHAGMDQRKAHVIAIEVAQKLRYHPIVHEGEKLKPVAVHHHLLLGLQEPPKWPIESEEEFKEIKAQMKMSKSKPYSAVFIHDSPEEIRQKLRKAFCPAREVRYNPVLDWVEYIIFREEPTEFTVHRPAKFGGDVTYTTFEELKRDFAEGKLHPLDLKNAVAEYLINLLEPIRRYFEKHPEPLELMRSVKITR from the coding sequence ATGGATATCGAGGAAAGGATAAACCTAGTGTTGAAGAAGCCTACCGAAGAAGTACTGACTGTTGAAAACCTAAGGCACCTATTCGAGATAGGGGCCCCTCTGCAACATTACATAGGCTTTGAGATAAGTGGTTATATACACTTAGGAACTGGGCTAATGGCTGGGGCAAAGATAGCTGATTTTCAAAAGGCCGGAATAAAGACTAGGGTTTTTCTGGCTGATTGGCATAGCTGGATAAACGATAAGCTTGGTGGGGATCTCGAGGTAATCCAGGAGGTTGCGTTGAAGTACTTTAAAGTCGGAATGGAAAAGAGCATCGAGGTAATGGGTGGCGATCCAAAAAAGGTCGAATTTGTTTTGGCTAGTGAAATTCTCGAGAAAGGGGACTACTGGCAGACGGTAATTGACATATCAAAGAACGTCACCTTAAGCAGGGTTATGAGGTCGATAACGATTATGGGTAGGCAAATGGGGGAAGCTATAGACTTTGCCAAACTCATATACCCGATGATGCAAGTTGCGGATATATTCTATCAGGGAGTTACAATAGCTCACGCTGGTATGGATCAGAGGAAAGCCCATGTTATAGCTATAGAGGTTGCACAAAAGTTAAGATATCATCCAATTGTTCATGAGGGTGAAAAGCTTAAGCCCGTAGCAGTTCATCACCATCTCCTCTTAGGACTTCAAGAGCCCCCCAAGTGGCCTATAGAAAGTGAGGAGGAATTTAAGGAAATAAAAGCTCAGATGAAGATGAGCAAGAGCAAACCATATTCAGCGGTGTTTATCCATGATTCCCCAGAGGAAATAAGGCAAAAGCTTAGAAAAGCCTTCTGCCCAGCTAGAGAGGTTCGTTACAATCCGGTTCTTGACTGGGTAGAATACATAATCTTTAGGGAAGAACCTACCGAGTTTACAGTTCACAGGCCCGCAAAGTTTGGAGGAGATGTAACTTATACAACATTCGAAGAGCTGAAGAGGGACTTTGCTGAAGGTAAGCTTCATCCACTTGACTTAAAGAACGCCGTTGCAGAGTACCTGATAAACCTTCTAGAACCTATTAGAAGGTACTTTGAAAAGCATCCGGAACCCCTTGAGCTCATGAGAAGCGTTAAGATTACCCGTTAA
- a CDS encoding AI-2E family transporter, whose translation MRTWKMRKDGQRIDYLGRKWRNLGGPFMEVSRVVTWIIIITLVALAIKTILPFFSPLFFAFITAYALYPLHIKLKERIGSKNSAILLTLFLLLGALMILLILVYTLTPVIGQAYDYLTNLEKIKINIPLVPKSVISSLEGVIDEFIERGKGYLVSLTFSVPKYLLQVIVYLTFVYFFLVKEKEARELITFEDEKLIRIIERGNLTLQALIRVWLLLNIVKGILMTLGFLIFKVSNLPTAILAGLLTVLFSFIPLFEGWMIWLAGAFYLVKQGHIIAGIGLAVYGFTLVSPLPDFTIRPKLVAREAEFNDVLVLIGMIGGTWGLGLKGLIIGPIVLNVAIEMLREWKNVQAKTERS comes from the coding sequence ATGAGAACTTGGAAGATGAGGAAAGATGGACAAAGAATAGACTACCTAGGGAGAAAGTGGAGGAACTTAGGAGGGCCCTTCATGGAGGTTAGCAGGGTAGTCACATGGATCATTATAATAACATTAGTCGCGCTGGCCATAAAGACTATATTACCCTTCTTCTCTCCATTATTCTTTGCATTCATAACTGCATATGCTCTCTATCCTCTCCATATTAAGCTTAAAGAGAGGATAGGATCTAAAAATTCCGCGATCCTCTTAACGCTGTTCTTATTGCTAGGTGCTTTAATGATCCTCCTGATCCTCGTGTACACCTTAACCCCGGTTATTGGTCAGGCCTACGATTACCTAACGAACCTGGAGAAGATTAAGATTAATATTCCCCTAGTCCCTAAGTCTGTGATATCATCCCTTGAGGGGGTTATAGATGAGTTCATTGAGAGGGGAAAGGGATATTTGGTTTCGCTTACATTTTCAGTCCCAAAGTATCTACTTCAGGTTATAGTCTATCTAACCTTCGTTTACTTCTTCCTGGTCAAGGAAAAGGAAGCTAGAGAATTAATAACCTTTGAGGATGAGAAGTTAATTAGAATAATAGAAAGAGGGAATTTAACCCTTCAGGCCCTTATAAGGGTATGGTTGCTCCTAAACATTGTGAAGGGTATTTTAATGACCCTCGGATTCTTAATTTTTAAGGTATCTAACCTACCCACAGCAATTTTAGCGGGTTTATTAACAGTTTTATTCTCTTTCATTCCACTCTTCGAGGGTTGGATGATATGGCTAGCTGGAGCGTTCTATCTAGTTAAGCAGGGGCACATAATAGCGGGAATAGGGCTAGCAGTTTATGGATTCACCCTTGTTTCTCCCCTCCCTGACTTTACGATAAGACCAAAGCTAGTTGCAAGAGAGGCAGAGTTCAACGATGTGCTTGTACTAATTGGAATGATAGGGGGAACGTGGGGATTGGGATTAAAGGGATTGATAATCGGGCCCATAGTACTGAATGTGGCAATAGAAATGTTAAGGGAATGGAAAAACGTTCAGGCTAAAACTGAACGATCTTAA
- a CDS encoding TATA-box-binding protein, whose translation MVDTSNVKLRIENIVASVDLFAQLDLEKVLDICPNSKYNPEEFPGIICRFDDPKVALLIFSSGKLVVTGAKSIQDIERAVAKLIQKLKGIGVKFKRAPLIDVQNMVFSGDIGREFNLDNVALTLPNCEYEPEQFPGVIYRVKEPRAVILLFSSGKIVCSGAKSEADAWEAVRKLLRELEKYGLIEEEEEEL comes from the coding sequence ATGGTGGATACAAGCAATGTCAAGCTAAGGATCGAGAATATAGTGGCTTCCGTAGATCTTTTTGCTCAGCTCGATCTCGAGAAGGTTCTGGATATATGCCCAAATTCTAAATATAATCCAGAAGAGTTTCCCGGTATCATCTGTCGTTTTGATGATCCGAAAGTTGCTTTGCTGATATTTAGCTCCGGTAAACTCGTCGTTACGGGGGCAAAGAGTATCCAGGACATAGAAAGAGCAGTTGCAAAGCTGATCCAAAAGCTTAAGGGAATTGGAGTAAAGTTCAAGAGGGCTCCCCTAATAGATGTACAAAACATGGTCTTTAGTGGGGATATAGGAAGGGAGTTCAATCTCGATAACGTTGCATTGACCCTTCCCAACTGTGAATATGAACCTGAACAGTTCCCTGGAGTTATATACAGAGTTAAGGAACCAAGGGCTGTAATACTACTGTTCTCTTCTGGTAAGATAGTTTGCTCTGGAGCTAAAAGCGAAGCTGACGCTTGGGAAGCAGTTAGGAAGTTGTTAAGAGAGCTTGAGAAATATGGCCTAATAGAGGAAGAAGAGGAGGAGCTCTAG
- a CDS encoding HIT family protein: protein MKCPFCNPIKENILYEDDTIRILLDNYPANPGHLLIVPRRHVTKLEELSEGEKASLLRGIEIAIEALKKTLNPDGFNVGINIGKAAGQTVEHLHIHVIPRFNNDCKYPKGGIRKAVLDVKDENLEDEERWTKNRLPREKVEELRRALHGG, encoded by the coding sequence ATGAAATGTCCATTCTGCAACCCAATTAAGGAGAATATCCTATATGAGGATGACACAATAAGGATACTACTAGATAACTATCCGGCCAATCCTGGCCACCTGCTCATTGTCCCAAGAAGGCATGTCACAAAACTTGAAGAGCTCTCCGAGGGAGAAAAAGCAAGCTTATTAAGGGGAATTGAAATTGCAATTGAGGCACTAAAGAAAACGTTGAACCCTGATGGTTTCAACGTTGGGATTAATATAGGAAAAGCCGCAGGTCAAACCGTGGAGCATTTACACATTCACGTCATTCCGAGGTTTAATAATGATTGTAAATATCCTAAGGGAGGTATAAGGAAAGCGGTTCTAGATGTAAAGGATGAGAACTTGGAAGATGAGGAAAGATGGACAAAGAATAGACTACCTAGGGAGAAAGTGGAGGAACTTAGGAGGGCCCTTCATGGAGGTTAG